The following coding sequences are from one Salvia hispanica cultivar TCC Black 2014 chromosome 3, UniMelb_Shisp_WGS_1.0, whole genome shotgun sequence window:
- the LOC125216744 gene encoding uncharacterized protein LOC125216744, with protein MSSKILCSSPSYYCFSSQGSRRNTRNLSHFHPLPSIERADKLDLARVFFKSTANYGIISTAILRPSTRGTVYVKASASPNNNSSSWPKWVIGLLVTVILPAVGYKGGLFALLKSKIDKAVEVVEEVAEVVEEVAEQAEKLVEEVEEKLPDDSKLREALESFDALAKKAANEAKKAEDVVHKVKLVEEELEASLIKAGKDQANE; from the exons ATGTCatcaaaaattttatgttcatCACCAAGCTACTATTGCTTCAGCAGCCAAGGCAGTCGCAGAAATACTCGAAATCTATCACACTTTCATCCCCTCCCTTCAATCGAACGTGCCGACAAACTTGATCTCGCTCGTGTTTTCTTCAAGTCTACCGCTAATTATGGCATCATTTCAAC AGCTATTTTGAGGCCAAGCACACGCGGTACTGTATATGTCAAAGCTTCAGCTTCTCCAAACAATAATTCGTCTTCATG GCCAAAATGGGTGATTGGATTACTAGTCACAGTAATTCTACCAGCTGTAGGATACAAAGGAGGGCTATTTGCACTCCTTAAAA gtaAGATCGACAAAGCTGTGGAGGTAGTGGAAGAGGTGGcggaggtggtggaggaggtggCAGAGCAGGCCGAGAAGCTCgtggaggaggtggaggagaaGCTTCCGGATGATTCGAAGCTGAGGGAGGCACTAGAGTCATTCGATGCACTAGCTAAAAAGGCAGCCAATGAAGCTAAGAAGGCGGAAGATGTTGTACACAAG GTGAAACTGGTCGAAGAAGAGTTGGAAGCAAGCTTGATAAAAGCCGGTAAAGATCAAGCCAATGAATAG
- the LOC125210487 gene encoding aspartic proteinase CDR1-like gives METLTFDGGVSFPNFAFGCGFNSGVTFSDTALGMAGLGGGPISIINQLNNSIGARSASAAAGPKVVSTPLVRKEPDTYYYLTLEGLSVGMERIAANAELLPSLDSNEGNMIIDTGTTLSFVPDEMYDRVDAMLNGAVKGERVEERPFRMCYKKGDGFWSPAITAHFKNADLVLEQESIFLEVEKGIVCLTLMPSEGYLGIFGNLHQVNYRIGYDLVKGQVSFLPTYCTNPQ, from the exons ATGGAAACCTTAACCTTCGATGGAGGCGTGTCCTTCCCTAACTTCGCCTTTGGCTGTGGCTTCAATAGCGGCGTCACTTTCAGCGACACCGCGTTGGGGATGGCCGGCCTTGGCGGCGGCCCGATCTCCATCATAAACCAGCTAAACAACTCCATAGGGG CAAGATCAGCTTCGGCAGCAGCCGGGCCTAAAGTCGTCTCCACACCACTAGTAAGGAAAGAACCAGACACATACTACTACCTCACATTGGAAGGACTCAGCGTTGGGATGGAGAGGATCGCCGCCAACGCTGAGTTGCTACCCTCGTTGGACTCCAACGAGGGAAACATGATCATTGACACAGGGACAACACTGTCGTTCGTCCCTGATGAGATGTACGACAGGGTGGACGCGATGCTCAATGGTGCGGTCAAGGGTGAGCGCGTAGAGGAAAGGCCGTTCAGGATGTGCTATAAGAAGGGGGATGGGTTCTGGTCACCAGCGATCACAGCTCATTTCAAGAATGCAGACTTGGTTTTGGAAcaagagagtatttttttggaGGTGGAGAAAGGGATTGTTTGTTTGACGCTGATGCCATCGGAGGGGTATTTGGGTATCTTTGGGAATTTGCATCAGGTGAATTATCGGATTGGGTATGATCTTGTCAAGGGACAAGTGAGCTTTCTGCCTACATATTGCACCAATCCACAATGA
- the LOC125216145 gene encoding transcription factor bHLH96-like, which translates to MALEGIIVQQDPFHYAYTDYSYNVTHHTFEEEKPNPQNLHIYGSNSGGYWDSPAVISPPGKRRRRVKSTKNKEEMESQRMTHIAMERNRRKQMNDYLAILRSIMPPSYTQRGDQASIVGGAINFVKELKQLQQNLEANNPANQNLFSNFFTFPQYSTRPSAAVDAVAGIADIEVTMADCHANIKVSTKRHPKQLLKLVSTFQSIGLTILHLNITTVDQTVLYSFSVKVEVECQLTTINEMATTVHDILGMIQEGNL; encoded by the exons ATGGCACTAGAGGGGATTATTGTTCAGCAAGATCCATTTCATTATGCCTACACAGACTACAGCTACAATGTCACACATCACACCTTTGAAGAAGAGAAACCAAACCCTCAAAATCTTCATATTTATGGCTCCAATAGTGGGGGATATTGGGATTCTCCTGCTGTCATTTCTCCTCCCGGGAAGAGGCGGCGGCGCGTGAAGTCCACAAAGAATAAGGAGGAGATGGAGAGCCAGAGGATGACTCACATCGCGATGGAGAGGAACCGCCGGAAACAGATGAACGACTACCTCGCCATCCTCCGCTCTATAATGCCCCCATCCTATACGCAAAGG GGTGATCAAGCATCAATAGTTGGAGGCGCAATAAATTTTGTCAAGGAACTCAAACAACTCCAACAAAACCTAGAAGCAAATAATCCGGCCAATCAAAACCTCTTCTCCAATTTTTTCACCTTCCCACAATACTCAACTCGTCCGAGCGCCGCTGTGGACGCGGTGGCGGGCATCGCGGACATCGAGGTGACGATGGCGGATTGCCATGCAAACATCAAGGTATCCACAAAGAGACACCCAAAACAACTACTTAAATTAGTCTCCACATTTCAGTCAATAGGCCTCACAATTCTCCATCTTAACATAACCACCGTTGATCAAACCGTGCTCTACTCTTTCAGTGTTAAG GTGGAGGTTGAATGTCAGCTTACTACAATAAATGAGATGGCCACAACTGTGCATGATATTTTGGGAATGATTCAAGAAGGCAATTTGTAA